The following coding sequences lie in one Melopsittacus undulatus isolate bMelUnd1 chromosome 9, bMelUnd1.mat.Z, whole genome shotgun sequence genomic window:
- the NMB gene encoding neuromedin-B, whose amino-acid sequence MAALQCLLLLLCGAALGRAVHLDFAEHRSQAAKIKVNPRGNLWATGHFMGKKSVTGSPHLEPPEEPAVPMVFGPSLRALLEDMMELLTRELLKILLQERLLYENQGKYDLTDQETGLLTKVLEKYFSS is encoded by the exons ATGGCGGCGCTGCagtgcctcctgctgctgctgtgcggCGCCGCGCTGGGCCGCGCAGTGCACCTCGACTTCGCTGAGCACCGCAGCCAGGCAGCCAAGATCAAGGTCAACCCCCGCGGGAACCTCTGGGCCACAG GTCACTTCATGGGGAAGAAAAGTGTCACGGGCTCCCCTCACCTGGAGCCGCCAGAGGAGCCTGCAGTGCCCATGGTCTTTGGTCCCTCTCTCAGAGCCTTGCTGGAGGACATGATGGAACTGCTTACCCGTGAGCTCTTGAAAATCCTCTTGCAAGAGAGACTTTTGTATGAGAATCAAGGAAAATACGACCTCACTGACCAG GAGACAGGGCTTTTAACAAAGGTGCTGGAGAAGTATTTTTCAAGCTAA